The window TTCCTGTTAATGAGCCCTTGAGCACTATCATGATGAGCGCTGTCTACAGAGGGCGATTGCTTAGCGGTGTTACGATGGTGATCAGCggtttgaataaagaaaataagcATGCATTTTATTCATGTCAAGATTAAGAAGATTTACTGATGTTGTGTTCTCAAAGATGGCTTGATGTACTAAAGCACAAGCAGTGTGTGATGATTCACTCACTAGTTAGTTATTTATGGCTTAAAGCATTAACACATATGCAGAGCAACAGCAAAGTGTTGCTTGTCTTTGCAAACACCAGTAATTAGATGTAGGGTGATGCTCATGTACAAAAATGCTTAAGGTCATTAAAGAGAAGAATTAGTGATAATACAGCGTCTCCCTGCTGTTCTCACTGCTGCGATTAAAACATGAAACGTTGCAGAAGAGCTGATTTTCTGTTGCTGTGACAGAAAGCATTTCCAAACGACTTCTTGCATTTCACATTAAATCTGATTATGGGTTTGGAATAATCCTGAGGGCACCCTGACACTTTAATTATATTAGTATCCTTCCAACAGTCTCATTGTGTGACATGCATTGTAGGGCTGCGCAGTTCAGGAGGAAAAACCTGGCTGTGAATTTTTctgatcatttaaaaatgaaagcaaaaattgtaaataaaatatcaaacaataCAATAACTATTACTATTGTAATATGTGTTGATGGGCACTTCTCTTTACACAATGGGAAGATGATGGGTGCATGTTGTCCTGTGCGACACAAACTCAGATTAGTAGCATAGATTTTGATGTGGATTAGCATTTACTGTGAACTAGATCATGTTTTGCTTGTGTAAATGAACGCAAAGCCACATCTATGCATCATATTTCTTTTgccagaaaaagaaaatgttttctcAAACAATAACATATCTAGTAACTCTTTTGTGATAACCAGTGTCTAATTGGAAAATATTGATGTGTAAGATTAGATTAAAGGCCCTGAGAATAAATTAACCTCCATTTGTACTAATGGTTTGTGAGTCATATTCCTGAATGCTAATCTGTGCGTGCATGGCTTTGCTTCAGGTGTGAGCTCTCGGCTGTGTTTCTGCTCAAGGCCCCATGGAGCCTGACGTGATACACATGTACTCCTCCTCTCCGCCCCCGATGGAGGATGGCATGGAGGACGAGGACGATGATTTCAGTGACTTCACCGGTGTCCCGAACAGCACCAGCTTCTCTGAGTTCGACACGCCGACCACATTCAACCAGTCTCAGGCTCTGAACGCCACCTCGCCGCCAGAGCTGCTGAGCAACGGAAGGATCGTAGGGCTGTCCGCTCAACCCGCAGGGTCTACGAAAGCCAACGGCGTGACCCCTGGCTCCGGCCAGACCTCCACACCCAATGGCAGAACGGTTAGCGTAGAGGAACTCAAAAAGTTCAGTGAGCACCAAGCTCACATCACATCCTTGGAGTTCACAACAGGGTCTCGGACTGACAGTGATGTCATTGACTGCAATGGCACCGCTGAAGTGCTCACCAACGGTTTCGCGACATTAGACCAAGGTGGAAGCCCGGCCACACCACACAAATCCAACGAATTTGATGTCAGTCCAGATGATTTTGCAGATTTCACTGCCTTTTCTAATGCTGAACACAACCAGCCTTCAGAGACAGACTGGGAACATTCGAACCAAGGATGCGTACCGCCACAGAACGATGCTAGCGACAGCGTTGAAGAGCGCGGCACTAGTTTAGAAGACAATAGCAGGGACTCGAGAAACACAGGGTTTGGCTTCTTTTCTGGAAACTCAGAAAGTCTCAGCAATGGTGACTGGGGTTTCCATGAAGGGTCTGATTTAGATCGAAGGGAGCTAGAAGCTGATACTGCTGAAGTCGTTAGCACAGTGGAACCGCTAGCCCTTAATGGTGTCACTTTTAGTGAAACCGATGAGAACAGGGGGTCGCCCGACTCTATTGGGGATAAGTCTAGTGGCAAGCAATCAGATGAGAAAGTCTCAGAGAATGAGACTTTAGAAATGGAGACGGAAACGGAGACTTCCTTTGGTCGGCCGCTATCGACAGACGCGCTCGAAGAATTCAGCGACTTTAGCATGACGGGATCTGTCCCCTCGCCTCCGCTTCAGGAGGAGACGGCCACTCCGGCCGACCAAAGCCAGCTGGCCGAGGACGACGATGAGGATTTTGGAGATTTCGGTGACTTTGGAGACGCCAGCTCATTTAGCGCGACAGGATTTGCTGATTTTGACCAGCAGGGGGTCTCTCAGCCCGAGCTGGACCAGAATCCCCCACTGGAGGTCGAAGATGATGAATTTGGTGATTTTGACACATCAAAAGAACCTAGTAAAACAGAGCTGGAGGGTGAGGAGGCAACAACGTTTGCTGATTTTCCTGGAAGTGACAGTTTTGCAGATTTTAGCTCTGCACAGGTGGGCGATAACGAAGGATGGCAGGCCTTCTCTGAGCCGGATCCGAGCCAGAAGGAAGAGGAATCGTGGGCAAGGTTTGATGCATCggctacagaaaaaaacagagatgATTGGCAGGAAAGCCAACCGGTTACAGCACCCCCTACTGCTGCGGAGGAGCACAAAAGTTGTACAACGGTAGGTCGAATTACTTAAACTTACTAGTTTGatggtttatattaaatttttttactttgCCCCATTCTGTGCTTCAGAAAAACTAGCACAGAAAATTAAATCAGATTGAGGAATGAACCTGCACAGGATGGTTTCCTCTGTCTACAGAGCCTAtttaatgtctgttttttttacagatacCTTTCACtaattaatgaaatgtaatatttcaccaagtcaccaaggctgcatttatttgatcaaaaatacatttaaaatggtaatattgtgtaatatcattacaattacaataaactgtttgatgaacagaaaattcaaaagaacagcatttatctgttGCAACATTCCAAAAGTCCTTTGATCCCCTCTCTATTATAACAcagttttcttctttctttctgtgttttaCGAAGTCTGCACTGCTCAGCCGTTTGGAGAAGCTTTTCCAGGCCAGTTTCGAGCTGGTGGTCGCCCCTCCGGTGGAGGTACAGGTGACCACGCTCGACACCTTCCTCAAACCTCCTGACACCTCACCACAGGAAGACGCTGACAGAGGGCCGACCAATGGGTGAGGAGCTTTATTTGCTTAGTGCTGCTGGTGGCCAGTTACCTCAGTTAAGTCATCTTTATTGTCCTGTGGTGAATGAAACGCTCTCGTTCTCCTCCTGCGGGATCTGTAGGGCACTGCGAGACGTTTGGCAGCAGCTGCAGGATGTTCATAATGCCTTCGGCCTCCGGTACCAGTGGGGCGGCTCTCACACCAATAAAGCACTGCTCTGCTCGCTTGGTATCGACACCAGAAACATCGTGAGTTGTCAAGTGATGGTCAAGTCATGTATATAAGAAGCTGTGTTCTGTGTGTAACTGACTTCTCTTCTGTTTTGATCTCTTTCTCCTCAGCTGTTCACGGGACAGAAAAAGCAGCCTGTAATTGTGCCAATGTATGCTGCCAGTCTGGTGAGTGAAGCCCAGCTGCagtgagctgtgtgtgtgagagaatgatGGACGCTGGTTTATTTTAGACGACCTTtaaagctcatatgtgtttaatCAATCATGTTGGTCTGCAGGGGATGCTGGAACCCACGAAAGAGCCGGTGAAGCCCGTCTCCGCCGCTGAAATGATCGCCTCAATCGCTAaatctccttcagtcaccacGGAGCTGAACACCTGTCCACCTGACACTGCCCAGGTGAGCGTCTTCAGGAACATTCACCTGCTAAAATAGTGCACACATTACacacccgattccaaaaaagttgggacacattGTGAAcaaaaattgtgagtaaaaaacaCATTGTGAAcaaaaattgtgagtaaaaaaaggaatggaataatttacaaatctcataaacttgttgaaatgtcatgcccaattttggctcattttggatttcatgagagctacacattccaaaaaagttgggacaggtagcaataagaggccagaaaagttaattGTAGAtaaaaggaacagctggaggaccaatttgatTAAAACCAGTTTGATTTAAATGGTCATTTTTTGTTTGTCAAAATAAACGAAATAGCTAGACCCCATATAATCTGCACAAATGAAAATGTCAAAACTTTAATTTTAGAACGTGGTTTCTATAGGAAGGTTTGTTTACAATATGTTTGACAAAGCATGCCAAATCAGTATTTACCACAGTTTATATCAGACCTTTCTTAACTTAAAAAAGTTACAGCTTCTATATTTCTAAGTGTAATAACTGGGCGGcaatcattaattacataataaacCTAGTCCtgcacataaaaaacaaacaaatgcaattGTTGCACATTAAAAGTATCGTACAGACAACTAAATGGAAcaacttttttcatttaattataattttttgcatTACTTTGTAAAATGTGACATCTGGTCTCTCTTTTTCTGTGGTCAGGAGTCTCTTCCTCCCGTTCAGTTTGACTGGAGCAGCAGTGGCCTTACAAACCCTCTGGACGGTAAGACCGATCAATCGATTCACGAGGAGGAACATCGCTGAGAAACCAGCTTTTCTCATTCTCAAATATAAAGAAACATGTCTCGTGTTTTGAAAACTAAACGCTTGattaacagttctccacatctcTGTTGGATGCTCATGTCCTCTTCACGCTTCTCGCTAACAGAAACCAGCACTAATCCAGTCCCGTAGTTTCATCACTAATCCAGACCTGAGCGTTTGTCAACTTCTGCTTCTCCtgtgttctctttctctctgttcctaACCCTTCTCTCGTCTTTC is drawn from Carassius gibelio isolate Cgi1373 ecotype wild population from Czech Republic chromosome B1, carGib1.2-hapl.c, whole genome shotgun sequence and contains these coding sequences:
- the aftpha gene encoding aftiphilin a isoform X1, coding for MEPDVIHMYSSSPPPMEDGMEDEDDDFSDFTGVPNSTSFSEFDTPTTFNQSQALNATSPPELLSNGRIVGLSAQPAGSTKANGVTPGSGQTSTPNGRTVSVEELKKFSEHQAHITSLEFTTGSRTDSDVIDCNGTAEVLTNGFATLDQGGSPATPHKSNEFDVSPDDFADFTAFSNAEHNQPSETDWEHSNQGCVPPQNDASDSVEERGTSLEDNSRDSRNTGFGFFSGNSESLSNGDWGFHEGSDLDRRELEADTAEVVSTVEPLALNGVTFSETDENRGSPDSIGDKSSGKQSDEKVSENETLEMETETETSFGRPLSTDALEEFSDFSMTGSVPSPPLQEETATPADQSQLAEDDDEDFGDFGDFGDASSFSATGFADFDQQGVSQPELDQNPPLEVEDDEFGDFDTSKEPSKTELEGEEATTFADFPGSDSFADFSSAQVGDNEGWQAFSEPDPSQKEEESWARFDASATEKNRDDWQESQPVTAPPTAAEEHKSCTTSALLSRLEKLFQASFELVVAPPVEVQVTTLDTFLKPPDTSPQEDADRGPTNGALRDVWQQLQDVHNAFGLRYQWGGSHTNKALLCSLGIDTRNILFTGQKKQPVIVPMYAASLGMLEPTKEPVKPVSAAEMIASIAKSPSVTTELNTCPPDTAQESLPPVQFDWSSSGLTNPLDASGGSSLLNLDFFGPVDESPSGTATSIPGVDPELYELTQAKLEVSGGSSRVVDAFARLMSTVEKTSTSTSRKPVQKEENLSEEARRVISGLPDLSFMQAKVLMFPSTLTPLLPSSSSPCPTPD
- the aftpha gene encoding aftiphilin a isoform X3; amino-acid sequence: MEPDVIHMYSSSPPPMEDGMEDEDDDFSDFTGVPNSTSFSEFDTPTTFNQSQALNATSPPELLSNGRIVGLSAQPAGSTKANGVTPGSGQTSTPNGRTVSVEELKKFSEHQAHITSLEFTTGSRTDSDVIDCNGTAEVLTNGFATLDQGGSPATPHKSNEFDVSPDDFADFTAFSNAEHNQPSETDWEHSNQGCVPPQNDASDSVEERGTSLEDNSRDSRNTGFGFFSGNSESLSNGDWGFHEGSDLDRRELEADTAEVVSTVEPLALNGVTFSETDENRGSPDSIGDKSSGKQSDEKVSENETLEMETETETSFGRPLSTDALEEFSDFSMTGSVPSPPLQEETATPADQSQLAEDDDEDFGDFGDFGDASSFSATGFADFDQQGVSQPELDQNPPLEVEDDEFGDFDTSKEPSKTELEGEEATTFADFPGSDSFADFSSAQVGDNEGWQAFSEPDPSQKEEESWARFDASATEKNRDDWQESQPVTAPPTAAEEHKSCTTSALLSRLEKLFQASFELVVAPPVEVQVTTLDTFLKPPDTSPQEDADRGPTNGALRDVWQQLQDVHNAFGLRYQWGGSHTNKALLCSLGIDTRNILFTGQKKQPVIVPMYAASLGMLEPTKEPVKPVSAAEMIASIAKSPSVTTELNTCPPDTAQESLPPVQFDWSSSGLTNPLDGVDPELYELTQAKLEVSGGSSRVVDAFARLMSTVEKTSTSTSRKPVQKEENLSEEARRVISGLPDLSFMQAKVLMFPSTLTPLLPSSSSPCPTPD
- the aftpha gene encoding aftiphilin a isoform X2: MEPDVIHMYSSSPPPMEDGMEDEDDDFSDFTGVPNSTSFSEFDTPTTFNQSQALNATSPPELLSNGRIVGLSAQPAGSTKANGVTPGSGQTSTPNGRTVSVEELKKFSEHQAHITSLEFTTGSRTDSDVIDCNGTAEVLTNGFATLDQGGSPATPHKSNEFDVSPDDFADFTAFSNAEHNQPSETDWEHSNQGCVPPQNDASDSVEERGTSLEDNSRDSRNTGFGFFSGNSESLSNGDWGFHEGSDLDRRELEADTAEVVSTVEPLALNGVTFSETDENRGSPDSIGDKSSGKQSDEKVSENETLEMETETETSFGRPLSTDALEEFSDFSMTGSVPSPPLQEETATPADQSQLAEDDDEDFGDFGDFGDASSFSATGFADFDQQGVSQPELDQNPPLEVEDDEFGDFDTSKEPSKTELEGEEATTFADFPGSDSFADFSSAQVGDNEGWQAFSEPDPSQKEEESWARFDASATEKNRDDWQESQPVTAPPTAAEEHKSCTTSALLSRLEKLFQASFELVVAPPVEVQVTTLDTFLKPPDTSPQEDADRGPTNGALRDVWQQLQDVHNAFGLRYQWGGSHTNKALLCSLGIDTRNILFTGQKKQPVIVPMYAASLGMLEPTKEPVKPVSAAEMIASIAKSPSVTTELNTCPPDTAQESLPPVQFDWSSSGLTNPLDASGGSSLLNLDFFGPVDESPSGTATSIPGVDPELYELTQAKLEVSGGSSRVVDAFARLMSTVEKTSTSTRKPVQKEENLSEEARRVISGLPDLSFMQAKVLMFPSTLTPLLPSSSSPCPTPD
- the aftpha gene encoding aftiphilin a isoform X4; amino-acid sequence: MEPDVIHMYSSSPPPMEDGMEDEDDDFSDFTGVPNSTSFSEFDTPTTFNQSQALNATSPPELLSNGRIVGLSAQPAGSTKANGVTPGSGQTSTPNGRTVSVEELKKFSEHQAHITSLEFTTGSRTDSDVIDCNGTAEVLTNGFATLDQGGSPATPHKSNEFDVSPDDFADFTAFSNAEHNQPSETDWEHSNQGCVPPQNDASDSVEERGTSLEDNSRDSRNTGFGFFSGNSESLSNGDWGFHEGSDLDRRELEADTAEVVSTVEPLALNGVTFSETDENRGSPDSIGDKSSGKQSDEKVSENETLEMETETETSFGRPLSTDALEEFSDFSMTGSVPSPPLQEETATPADQSQLAEDDDEDFGDFGDFGDASSFSATGFADFDQQGVSQPELDQNPPLEVEDDEFGDFDTSKEPSKTELEGEEATTFADFPGSDSFADFSSAQVGDNEGWQAFSEPDPSQKEEESWARFDASATEKNRDDWQESQPVTAPPTAAEEHKSCTTSALLSRLEKLFQASFELVVAPPVEVQVTTLDTFLKPPDTSPQEDADRGPTNGALRDVWQQLQDVHNAFGLRYQWGGSHTNKALLCSLGIDTRNILFTGQKKQPVIVPMYAASLGMLEPTKEPVKPVSAAEMIASIAKSPSVTTELNTCPPDTAQESLPPVQFDWSSSGLTNPLDGVDPELYELTQAKLEVSGGSSRVVDAFARLMSTVEKTSTSTRKPVQKEENLSEEARRVISGLPDLSFMQAKVLMFPSTLTPLLPSSSSPCPTPD